A part of Chthoniobacterales bacterium genomic DNA contains:
- a CDS encoding ATP-binding protein — protein MKRGFLDKLIHRLNVVQPADVQSYLVELAREKGFLETIFNAILEGVIVTDPRGRVIWLNKAACGFFAIQADESMGRPLKEVVRGLDLESVTASGQTVNRDLEVFYPETRTLNFYVVPLMDDDGDEIEGHAVILRDATETLRSTAETIESERFSALQLLAAGVAHEIGNPLNSLNIHLQILERRARALPAKSRKSFEESLGIAKGEVARLDHIIQQFLRAIRPQALETHLENLNGLVQESLAFLEPELRDRDILVEADLAEKLPPVQVDRDQLKQAFYNVIRNGMQAMRAGGFLRVRTGMDETHFFVAFTDNGGGIAAENMGRVFQPYFSTKSSGTGLGLLIVRRIVRAHGGEVAIESTEGKGLTLTIRLPRHDQRVRFLEAGA, from the coding sequence ATGAAACGCGGCTTCCTCGACAAGCTCATCCACCGCCTCAACGTCGTCCAGCCGGCCGACGTGCAGAGTTACCTCGTCGAGCTCGCCCGCGAGAAGGGCTTCCTCGAGACGATCTTCAACGCGATCCTCGAAGGCGTCATCGTCACCGATCCCAGGGGCCGCGTGATCTGGCTCAACAAGGCCGCCTGCGGCTTCTTCGCGATCCAGGCCGACGAGAGCATGGGCCGCCCGCTCAAGGAAGTCGTGCGCGGCCTCGATCTGGAATCCGTCACCGCCTCGGGCCAGACCGTGAACCGCGACCTCGAGGTCTTCTACCCGGAGACGCGCACGCTCAACTTCTACGTCGTCCCGCTCATGGACGACGACGGCGACGAGATCGAAGGCCACGCCGTCATCCTCCGCGACGCGACCGAGACCCTGCGCTCCACCGCCGAGACAATCGAGAGCGAGCGCTTCTCCGCGCTCCAGCTCCTCGCCGCCGGCGTGGCCCACGAAATCGGAAACCCGTTGAATTCTCTCAACATCCACCTCCAGATCCTCGAGCGCCGCGCCCGCGCCCTGCCCGCAAAATCCCGCAAATCCTTCGAGGAAAGCCTCGGCATCGCCAAGGGCGAGGTCGCCCGACTCGACCACATCATCCAGCAATTCCTCCGCGCGATCCGGCCACAGGCCCTCGAGACGCATCTCGAAAATCTCAACGGGCTCGTCCAGGAATCCCTCGCCTTCCTCGAGCCCGAGCTACGCGATCGCGACATTCTCGTGGAAGCCGATCTCGCGGAGAAACTTCCCCCGGTTCAGGTGGATCGCGACCAGCTCAAGCAGGCGTTCTACAACGTCATTCGCAACGGCATGCAGGCCATGCGCGCCGGCGGCTTCCTCCGCGTGCGCACCGGCATGGACGAGACGCACTTTTTCGTGGCGTTCACCGACAACGGCGGTGGCATCGCAGCCGAAAACATGGGCCGCGTCTTCCAGCCCTATTTCTCGACGAAAAGCAGCGGCACCGGCCTCGGCTTGCTCATCGTCCGGCGCATCGTTCGCGCCCATGGCGGCGAGGTCGCCATCGAGAGCACCGAGGGGAAGGGATTGACGCTCACGATTCGCCTCCCGCGGCACGACCAGCGCGTGCGCTTCCTCGAAGCCGGAGCTTGA
- the coxB gene encoding cytochrome c oxidase subunit II, giving the protein MLAALAWFAPTISTLAANDPIRPIANMFDPLGTPAKMIHDSSILVSIICLVIFIVVTAMLVYVVIKFPSKGAEDEKKEPPQVYGSSQIELAWTVIPILITIVLILVTTRTIGEIQDKKLPNEALRVRVIGHQWWWELEYLKQDGVDKDGKPVWKRDFITANELHIPVSDRNSTRPTQLILESVDVIHSYWVPQLNGKTDVVPNRTNHMWLDPWETGTYLGNCAEYCGTQHANMLIRVIVQTPEDFEKWCAAQRASVVEPPVGDALAVAGKKDYFANSCVSCHSIAGTVSRGVEGGVFGPDLTHFASRASFASGMAPITLDNIRDWLRDPHHLKPGVLMPNMQLTDTEVDQIAAYLMTLK; this is encoded by the coding sequence TTGCTTGCCGCGCTCGCCTGGTTTGCGCCGACCATTTCCACCCTCGCCGCGAACGATCCGATCCGCCCGATCGCGAACATGTTCGACCCGCTCGGCACGCCGGCGAAGATGATTCACGATTCATCGATCCTCGTATCGATCATCTGTCTCGTCATCTTCATCGTCGTCACGGCGATGCTTGTTTACGTCGTCATCAAGTTTCCCAGCAAGGGCGCCGAGGATGAAAAGAAGGAACCCCCGCAGGTTTACGGCAGCTCCCAGATCGAACTCGCCTGGACGGTCATCCCGATTCTCATCACGATCGTCCTCATCCTTGTCACCACCCGCACGATCGGCGAGATTCAGGACAAGAAACTTCCCAACGAAGCGCTCCGCGTTCGCGTGATCGGCCACCAGTGGTGGTGGGAACTCGAATACCTCAAGCAGGACGGTGTGGACAAGGACGGCAAGCCGGTCTGGAAGCGCGACTTCATCACAGCCAACGAGTTGCACATCCCCGTCAGCGACAGGAACAGCACCCGTCCGACTCAGCTGATCCTCGAATCCGTCGACGTCATCCACAGCTACTGGGTGCCCCAGCTCAACGGCAAAACGGACGTCGTCCCGAATCGGACGAATCATATGTGGCTTGATCCGTGGGAAACCGGCACCTACCTCGGCAACTGCGCCGAATATTGCGGCACCCAGCACGCGAACATGCTCATCCGCGTGATCGTGCAGACGCCCGAGGATTTCGAAAAATGGTGCGCGGCCCAGCGCGCTTCCGTCGTCGAGCCGCCGGTCGGGGATGCCCTTGCCGTCGCCGGTAAGAAGGACTACTTCGCCAACTCCTGCGTCAGCTGCCACAGCATCGCCGGCACCGTCTCCCGGGGCGTCGAAGGCGGAGTCTTTGGTCCGGACCTCACGCATTTCGCTTCCCGTGCCTCGTTCGCATCCGGCATGGCGCCAATCACCTTGGACAACATCCGGGACTGGTTGCGCGACCCTCATCACCTGAAACCCGGCGTTCTCATGCCGAACATGCAGCTCACGGATACGGAGGTCGACCAGATCGCCGCCTACCTGATGACGCTCAAATAA
- a CDS encoding sugar kinase produces MSIPLRPASECQYDLISLGEVMLRLDPGEGRIHTARSFRAWEGGGEYNVARGLRRCFGLKTAVVTAFADNPVGRLVEDFILQGGVDTRFIKWAKDDGVGRTVRNGLNFTERGYGIRGAVGCPDRGNTAASQFKPGDVDWDEIFGKIGARWFHTGGIFAALSDTTPAFVIEAVKAAKKYGTIVSYDLNYRPSLWKSIGGHAKAQEVNREIAQYVDVMIGNEEDFTACLGFEVEGVDENISNIEIDKFKAMIDKAIAAFPNFQCTATTLRAVKTATINDWGAIVWHAGNFHESRPYPALEIMDRVGGGDSFASGLIYGFLTTGDAQTAVEYGAAHGALAMTTPGDTSMASVKEVEKIMKGGGARVVR; encoded by the coding sequence ATGAGCATCCCACTCCGTCCCGCCTCCGAATGCCAATACGACCTCATCTCGCTCGGCGAGGTCATGCTCCGGCTTGATCCGGGCGAAGGCCGCATCCACACCGCCCGCTCCTTCCGCGCCTGGGAAGGCGGCGGCGAATACAACGTCGCCCGCGGCCTGCGCCGCTGCTTCGGCCTCAAGACGGCCGTCGTCACCGCCTTCGCCGACAATCCCGTCGGCCGCCTCGTCGAGGACTTCATCCTCCAGGGCGGCGTCGACACCCGCTTCATCAAGTGGGCGAAGGACGACGGCGTCGGCCGCACCGTCCGCAACGGCCTCAACTTCACCGAGCGCGGCTACGGCATCCGCGGCGCCGTCGGCTGCCCCGATCGCGGCAACACCGCCGCCAGCCAGTTCAAGCCCGGCGACGTCGACTGGGACGAAATCTTCGGCAAGATCGGCGCCCGCTGGTTCCACACCGGCGGCATCTTCGCCGCGCTCTCGGACACCACGCCCGCGTTCGTCATCGAGGCCGTGAAGGCCGCGAAGAAATACGGCACGATCGTTTCCTACGACCTGAACTACCGTCCGTCGCTCTGGAAGAGCATCGGCGGCCACGCCAAGGCGCAGGAGGTGAACCGCGAGATCGCCCAATACGTCGACGTGATGATCGGCAACGAGGAAGACTTCACCGCCTGCCTCGGTTTCGAGGTCGAGGGCGTGGACGAGAACATCTCGAACATCGAGATCGACAAGTTCAAGGCCATGATCGACAAGGCCATCGCCGCCTTCCCGAACTTCCAGTGCACCGCCACCACGCTGCGCGCCGTGAAGACCGCCACCATCAACGACTGGGGCGCCATCGTCTGGCACGCCGGCAATTTCCACGAGTCCCGCCCGTATCCGGCGCTGGAAATCATGGACCGCGTCGGCGGCGGCGACAGCTTCGCCAGCGGCCTCATCTACGGCTTCCTCACCACCGGCGACGCGCAAACGGCCGTCGAATACGGCGCCGCCCACGGCGCGCTCGCGATGACCACCCCGGGCGACACCTCGATGGCGTCCGTCAAGGAGGTCGAGAAGATCATGAAGGGCGGCGGTGCCCGCGTGGTCCGCTAA
- the ctaD gene encoding cytochrome c oxidase subunit I has product MAHGSSTTPEDDFVITPTRPGEEKGSWSSVIQDLLFTVDHKKLGLMYIGSGLIFFVIAGLMAAAIRLQLAIPNAHFLEPDVFNRFFTMHGTAMVFLVGMPIIFGMANYLVPLMVGARDMAFPRLNAFGFWMFFFSAWFLYFSYFAGPGLYNAGSAPDVGWFAYSPLTSKAFSRGHSSDYWTLALLASGVGSIATAINIIVTTISLRCKGMTLGRMPLFVWTFLVVAFLVIIAIPPLSACQIMLLLDRYLGAKFFDTQAGGSAVLWQHFFWIFGHPEVYILILPGFAAMNEIVPVFSRKPIFGYPIMVGANVMIAFISLGVWAHHMFTVGMTSLGNSFFAISTMLVAVPTGIKIFNWIGTMYGGKIRFELPMLFCIAFLFQFLIAGLTGVMLSVAPFDWQLSDSYFVVAHFHYVLIGGLLFTIFATIYFWYPKCFGRMLSHKLGMWHFWLFTIGFHVTFFPQHISGFLGMPRRIYTYEAGRGWEIWNMMSSLGVILQAAGILIFVWNLIYSYRKGKIAGDDPWDAWTLEWATTSPPPDYNFEKTPEVRSRRPLWDLKHPDDPDWKYE; this is encoded by the coding sequence ATGGCGCACGGCTCCAGCACCACTCCCGAAGACGATTTTGTCATCACGCCCACCCGCCCGGGTGAGGAAAAAGGCTCCTGGTCTTCGGTCATTCAGGATCTCCTTTTCACGGTCGACCACAAGAAGCTCGGCCTCATGTATATCGGCTCCGGCCTGATCTTCTTCGTGATCGCCGGCCTGATGGCCGCGGCCATCCGCCTCCAGCTCGCGATTCCGAACGCCCACTTCCTCGAGCCGGACGTCTTCAACCGCTTCTTCACCATGCACGGCACCGCGATGGTCTTCCTCGTGGGCATGCCGATCATCTTCGGCATGGCGAACTACCTCGTGCCTCTCATGGTGGGCGCCCGAGACATGGCCTTCCCGCGCCTGAATGCCTTCGGCTTCTGGATGTTCTTCTTTAGCGCCTGGTTCCTGTATTTCAGCTACTTCGCGGGCCCCGGTCTCTATAACGCCGGCAGCGCGCCCGACGTCGGCTGGTTCGCGTATTCCCCTCTCACCAGCAAGGCCTTCTCCCGTGGCCACAGCTCCGATTACTGGACCCTCGCCCTCCTCGCAAGCGGCGTCGGCAGTATCGCGACCGCCATCAACATCATCGTCACCACGATCAGTCTGCGCTGCAAAGGGATGACCCTCGGCCGCATGCCGCTCTTCGTGTGGACGTTCCTCGTGGTCGCGTTCCTCGTGATCATCGCGATCCCGCCGCTCTCCGCCTGCCAGATCATGCTCCTGCTCGATCGGTATCTCGGAGCGAAGTTCTTCGACACCCAGGCTGGCGGCTCTGCCGTCCTCTGGCAGCACTTCTTCTGGATCTTCGGCCACCCCGAAGTTTACATCCTCATTCTTCCCGGCTTCGCCGCAATGAACGAGATCGTGCCGGTCTTCTCCCGCAAACCGATCTTCGGCTACCCGATCATGGTCGGCGCAAACGTGATGATCGCCTTCATTTCGCTCGGCGTGTGGGCTCACCACATGTTCACCGTCGGCATGACGTCGCTCGGCAACTCCTTCTTCGCGATCTCCACGATGCTCGTGGCCGTGCCCACCGGCATCAAGATCTTCAACTGGATCGGCACGATGTATGGCGGGAAGATCCGTTTCGAGCTGCCGATGCTGTTCTGCATCGCGTTCCTCTTCCAGTTCCTCATCGCGGGCCTCACGGGCGTCATGCTCTCGGTTGCGCCATTCGACTGGCAGCTTAGCGACTCCTACTTCGTCGTCGCCCATTTCCACTACGTCCTGATCGGCGGCCTTCTCTTCACGATCTTCGCGACGATCTACTTCTGGTATCCGAAGTGCTTCGGCCGAATGCTCAGTCACAAGCTCGGCATGTGGCACTTCTGGCTCTTCACCATTGGCTTTCACGTCACCTTCTTCCCGCAGCACATCTCCGGCTTCCTCGGAATGCCACGCCGCATCTACACCTACGAGGCCGGCCGTGGCTGGGAGATCTGGAACATGATGTCCTCGCTCGGCGTGATCCTGCAGGCCGCCGGTATCCTGATTTTCGTCTGGAACCTCATTTATTCCTACCGCAAGGGCAAGATCGCCGGTGATGATCCGTGGGATGCGTGGACCCTCGAGTGGGCCACCACTTCGCCGCCGCCGGATTACAATTTCGAGAAGACTCCCGAAGTGCGCAGCCGCCGCCCGCTGTGGGATCTCAAGCACCCGGACGATCCGGACTGGAAATACGAATAA
- a CDS encoding aldehyde dehydrogenase family protein yields the protein MADPTYWQNRSPGNLDRLLPEVRATSVEATVANARHAAPEWAAASLDARITMLRECQAVLREQSESFARRIAEETGKPLTEARGELGAVVAKFDLTIADAEQFIADRAVTDGPHPALVRTRPRGPAAVIAPFNFPIHLGHGATVAYLLAGNPVLYKPSPLAAVTGAEYGALMSAHLPSGVFQIVQGHGETGRALCVHPDVRAVCFTGSIPVGTALAKELAADYSKSLALELGGKNATIVCADADIPLAAAAVADALCLTAGQRCNATSRVLVDASVLDDFLAALRVEIARYAPGDPLEDATRLGPVISAAAVDRYRRLTDPALGDWFIPGSAPGRVGEKSGHYVTPAVALVSGAVAPDPAEVFCPILHVSAVHHEAEAIRQHNATPFGLTASIFTADRERFDRIGNALRVGNLYQNLPTTFSPSTLPFGGLGISGNGKPGARGFIRFAADEQAVQWRA from the coding sequence ATGGCCGATCCCACCTATTGGCAGAACCGCAGTCCCGGCAACCTCGATCGCCTTCTGCCGGAAGTCCGCGCCACCAGCGTGGAAGCCACCGTGGCCAACGCCCGGCACGCTGCCCCCGAGTGGGCCGCCGCCTCGCTCGACGCCCGCATCACCATGCTGCGCGAGTGCCAGGCCGTCCTTCGCGAGCAATCGGAATCCTTCGCCCGCCGCATCGCCGAGGAAACCGGCAAGCCGCTCACCGAGGCCCGCGGCGAACTGGGCGCCGTCGTCGCGAAATTCGACCTCACCATCGCCGACGCGGAGCAATTCATCGCCGACCGTGCCGTTACGGACGGTCCCCACCCCGCCCTCGTCCGCACGCGGCCCCGTGGCCCCGCCGCGGTCATCGCGCCCTTCAATTTCCCGATCCACCTCGGCCATGGCGCGACCGTCGCCTACCTCCTCGCCGGCAATCCCGTGCTCTATAAGCCCTCGCCGCTGGCCGCCGTCACCGGCGCGGAATACGGCGCGCTGATGTCCGCCCACCTGCCCTCCGGCGTCTTCCAGATCGTGCAGGGCCACGGCGAGACCGGCCGCGCCCTCTGCGTGCACCCCGACGTGCGTGCGGTCTGTTTCACGGGCTCGATCCCTGTCGGCACCGCGCTCGCAAAGGAACTCGCCGCCGACTACTCGAAGTCGCTCGCCCTCGAGCTCGGCGGAAAGAACGCGACCATCGTCTGCGCGGATGCCGACATCCCGCTCGCCGCCGCCGCCGTGGCGGACGCGCTCTGCCTCACCGCCGGCCAGCGTTGCAACGCCACAAGCCGTGTGCTCGTCGACGCCAGCGTGCTCGACGACTTCCTCGCCGCACTTCGCGTCGAGATCGCCCGTTACGCGCCCGGCGATCCGCTCGAGGACGCCACCCGGCTCGGCCCCGTCATCAGCGCCGCCGCCGTGGACCGCTACCGCCGCCTCACCGACCCGGCGCTTGGCGATTGGTTCATTCCCGGCTCGGCGCCCGGTCGCGTCGGCGAGAAATCCGGCCACTACGTCACGCCCGCCGTGGCGCTGGTTTCCGGGGCCGTCGCGCCCGATCCCGCGGAGGTTTTTTGTCCAATCCTTCATGTCAGCGCCGTCCACCACGAAGCGGAGGCCATTCGGCAGCACAACGCCACGCCCTTCGGCCTCACCGCCTCGATCTTCACCGCCGACCGCGAGCGCTTCGACCGCATCGGCAACGCCCTCCGCGTCGGCAACCTCTACCAGAACCTGCCGACGACCTTCTCGCCTTCCACGCTTCCCTTCGGCGGCCTCGGCATTTCCGGCAACGGCAAACCCGGCGCCCGCGGGTTCATCCGCTTCGCCGCCGACGAACAAGCCGTGCAATGGCGCGCGTGA
- a CDS encoding heme-copper oxidase subunit III: MDQFINQPVSFAEEERPWRPPSLRKVGMLCLITTETALFSIFVVAYLFYMGKSLNGPYPHEILAFPWSGSIALIGSSFTLHAAEWFLKKGNRAMFHLWWFITIAMGAYFLYFTGHEWYEFIYHHHLTISTNVFGSTFYSLVGLHASHVVVGLILLSIILISSLRGKLHHDHHEHVEMIGWYWHFVDAVWIVVLTVVYILSAHY, from the coding sequence ATGGACCAATTCATCAATCAGCCCGTTTCCTTCGCCGAAGAAGAACGCCCCTGGCGTCCCCCTTCCCTTCGCAAGGTCGGCATGCTCTGCCTGATCACGACGGAAACCGCCCTCTTTTCGATTTTCGTCGTCGCCTACCTTTTCTACATGGGCAAGAGCCTCAACGGCCCCTATCCGCACGAGATTCTCGCCTTTCCTTGGAGCGGAAGTATCGCCCTCATCGGCAGTAGCTTCACCCTCCACGCCGCAGAATGGTTCCTCAAGAAGGGCAACCGCGCGATGTTCCACCTCTGGTGGTTCATCACCATCGCGATGGGCGCCTACTTCCTCTATTTCACCGGGCACGAGTGGTATGAATTCATCTACCACCATCACCTCACGATCAGCACGAATGTCTTCGGCTCGACCTTCTATTCCCTCGTCGGTTTGCACGCCAGCCACGTCGTGGTGGGCCTCATTCTGCTCAGTATCATCCTCATCAGCAGTCTGCGCGGCAAACTTCACCACGATCACCACGAGCACGTGGAGATGATCGGCTGGTATTGGCACTTCGTCGATGCCGTCTGGATCGTCGTCCTTACGGTCGTCTACATCCTCAGCGCGCACTACTAG